The Montipora foliosa isolate CH-2021 chromosome 1, ASM3666993v2, whole genome shotgun sequence genome has a window encoding:
- the LOC137969981 gene encoding uncharacterized protein: MYDVAAMFPDVPLNETIEVLVDKAFMDAWFNKTHAFNLEIAQLVEFDGNLYEQLDNVAVGSPLGPLMANSFICCNEEGLYEQGLIPYYNRRYMDDTLVIMPDVKAAEDFLTTLNNSHSDIKFTMVLVVDDKTSFVAMDIIKSPCP, from the coding sequence ATGTATGATGTTGCCGCTATGTTTCCTGATGTTCCTCTAAATGAAACCATTGAAGTACTGGTGGATAAAGCTTTCATGGATGCCTGGTTCAATAAAACCCATGCTTTTAATCTAGAAATAGCACAACTTGTTGAGTTTGATGGTAACTTGTATGAACAGTTAGACAACGTTGCAGTGGGCTCACCTCTTGGACCATTGATGGCCAACAGTTTTATATGTTGCAATGAAGAAGGATTATATGAACAAGGATTGATTCCATATTATAACAGAAGGTACATGGACGATACTTTAGTTATTATGCCTGATGTAAAAGCTGCAGAAGATTTCTTGACGACTCTTAATAATTCCCATTCAGATATAAAGTTTACAATGGTGTTGGTAGTTGATGATAAAACCTCATTCGTTGCAATGGACATCATCAAGAGTCCCTGCCCATAA
- the LOC137969993 gene encoding uncharacterized protein translates to MADEEGFDIGRDLPVFLASVLDKTEYIWQNDEGEGAAEAHAEVIDQSIRMLRSIRDCRDIGTSDKEEQDSLAEAFAHLLSSLNHHIAIKPVTPETVAENCFAPGKEEKESPGRPRFNIPAEMLEELRELGFSWIKIGEMLGVSRWTIHRRVEEYGLQNMTGFHHLPDEELDEIVRSFISDHGRTTGQGYVGGYLKALGFRIQRKRIRESMARVDLQNTALRRGVVVSRRIYQVPWPNSLCHLDGHHALIRWKIIIHGCIDGFLRRIMFLRCNSNNLAETVLVLFLDAIEHDGNLWPSRIRVDKGVENVLVCDAMVQARGEGRGSFIAGPSTHNQRMERLWRDVFRCVCHFYYYLFYAMESTGILNTDNPIHVFTLHLIFIPRINKALDEFCEAFNHHKVRTQGNWSPYEMWANGMFHADNPLAHGLLDEEPPDMEIYGYDPQGPSPTGSDNHVVIDPVDISHVDLLKSFVLEHLDPLRPSTEMGADIYTEALDLVLQRLEQLADSGTYVPQ, encoded by the coding sequence ATGGCGGACGAAGAAGGTTTTGACATTGGAAGAGACCTGCCGGTGTTTTTAGCCTCAGTTTTAGACAAAACGGAATATATTTGGCAAAATGATGAGGGCGAAGGGGCTGCCGAAGCGCATGCGGAAGTTATCGATCAAAGTATCAGGATGCTTAGATCGATAAGAGACTGTCGCGATATTGGAACAAGTGACAAAGAGGAGCAGGATTCACTTGCAGAAGCTTTTGCGCACTTGTTATCATCTTTAAACCATCACATCGCAATTAAGCCTGTCACCCCAGAAACTGTTGCTGAAAATTGTTTTGCCCCAGGAAAAGAGGAAAAGGAAAGTCCTGGAAGACCACGTTTTAACATTCCTGCTGAGATGTTGGAAGAATTGCGTGAATTGGGATTTAGTTGGATTAAGATTGGAGAAATGTTGGGTGTTTCGAGGTGGACCATACACAGGAGAGTAGAAGAATATGGTTTGCAAAACATGACAGGATTTCATCATTTGCCTGACGAGGAACTAGATGAGATCGTAAGAAGCTTCATTTCCGATCATGGACGAACTACTGGACAGGGCTATGTTGGAGGTTACTTAAAAGCACTTGGCTTtagaatccaaagaaaaaggataAGAGAAAGCATGGCAAGAGTGGATCTACAGAATACTGCACTACGACGGGGTGTTGTTGTTTCACGTAGGATTTATCAGGTACCATGGCCAAACTCCCTGTGTCATTTAGATGGACATCATGCACTGATACGCtggaaaattattattcacgGATGCATAGATGGCTTTTTAAGACGAATAATGTTTCTGAGATGTAATTCAAACAATCTTGCAGAAACTGTACTTGTTCTGTTCCTAGATGCCATAGAGCATGATGGAAACCTTTGGCCATCAAGAATAAGAGTGGATAAGGGTGTTGAAAATGTCCTGGTGTGTGATGCCATGGTTCAAGCTaggggggagggaagggggagTTTTATTGCTGGTCCCTCTACACACAACCAGCGCATGGAAAGATTATGGAGAGATGTCTTTAGATGTGTATGTCACTTTTATTACTATCTATTCTATGCTATGGAGTCCACTGGTATCCTCAACACAGATAATCCAATTCATGTGTTTACTCTTCACTTAATCTTCATTCCAAGAATCAACAAAGCACTTGATGAGTTTTGTGAAGCCTTTAATCACCACAAAGTACGTACACAGGGAAACTGGTCACCATACGAAATGTGGGCAAATGGAATGTTCCATGCAGACAACCCACTAGCACATGGACTGCTAGACGAAGAGCCACCTGATATGGAAATATATGGATATGACCCCCAGGGACCATCTCCCACTGGGAGTGATAATCATGTTGTCATTGACCCTGTGGATATTAGCCATGTAGATTTACTGAAGTCATTTGTTTTGGAACATCTGGATCCACTGAGACCGTCAACTGAAATGGGTGCAGATATCTACACTGAAGCTTTGGACCTTGTATTGCAGAGACTTGAACAACTTGCTGATTCTGGAACATATGTaccacaataa